CTATCAAACAGAAGAAATTGAAAAGACCCTGCGGCTAGCCAAACAGCAGCAGACCCTGGTCAACGTGTTGCAAAATAGTTCCTCGATTTTTTATACCGGCCGGGTGATTGCCATGGATGACGAGGGGACCATTTTAACTACCTACACCGAAAATGGTCTGGCCAATGGGTTGGTGTACCTGACCTATCCAGATATTTTTGACGTGGACTTTGATAGTGACGACTTGATGCGGATGGAGGCCCGGATTCAAACGGCCCAGCAGTTACACCTGTTTGGCACTCAGACGAGCAGCATGAAGGTCAACGATCGGGTTGATTTACTGACCCAGGTGCTCGGGAATGCCTACGTGTACGGCCAGGCGCTGTTGTTAATCAAGCAAAACGGTCAGATGCTCGAGGGCTTCATCCAAATGCTCGGGGATGAACAACTGACGGTGCTGAGCTTTGACAAGTTCGATAACAGTCGGATTGAGTCGGTACGCATCAATAAGACCGCCATTCGATCGGTCGAATTTTTAGGCCAGGAATTACAACTACTGTCGCGTTCCAGAGCACAGTTGCAAGCGCCGCATCAGGAACCGGTCGTGGAAACGGGGGCTTTGCCGATCTTTGCGAGTTTGCACCGCGCTGCAGAAACCGGACACCGGTTACTGTTGGTACCGAAGGTTAATTCAGACCTCTTCTTCATCGGTCAGGTGAAGGCAGTTAACGCCGAGGTTGCCATTTTAGCCGTTGTTGATATGAACGGTCAGTTTGGCGGCTATGAGTTAATCCGGCTAAAGGAGATTAAGGAACTCCAGTTAAAGAGTGACTACCTCCGGCTGATTAACCACTTGGTTTCGGTAAACCTCGCCCAGGGCACCTACCGGCAACCGATTTTAAACGACGACCGCAGTTTTGACCGAACCGTGGACTTAATCTACACGACGGTCCGGCAGGCAGTCTATTTCCGACGCTTCTTGCGCTTTAAAACCGAAAAGGGGAAGGCCTACCTCGGGATTCCGTACCAACTGGAGGGCGGTAAGGTCACGTTCCGGTACTTAAATCGGGATGATCCCACCCGGACAAAAAAGAAAACGATTGAACTGAGTAAGATTGATGAGTTAGCGTTTGGTTATTTAGATGCTGAACTAACTCAACGCCGGATTCGCGGTGACCACTAAAAAAAGCCAGCTCCTGATTAATTTAGGAAGCTGGCTTTTTCGGTTTACCTAAAATTCTTGATACGTGGCGGGATCCTGGTCATGGGTGCGACCATCAGGCTTGGTTAAGCCGTTGATGATTTCCATGTCTGCCGGATCGATTGAAAAGTCAAACACTTTCAGGTTATTCAGTTGGTTCTGATCGCTAGACGACTTTGGAATCGGAAGGGTGTTCAACTGGATTTCCCACCGCAGGATTAACTGAACGACGTCTTTGTTATATTTACGCGCTAGTTCAATCAAGGTCGGATCGTTGAGCATGGTGCTGGCCCGGCCCAATGGGCTCCAGTCTTCGGTAAGAATGCCGTGTTGGTCGTCATACTGGCGTTGCTCTAACTGGTTGAAGTACGGGTGTAGTTCAATTTGGTTGAGTTGGGGCAGGACACCAGTTTCTTGGTCCAAACGGTCTAAGTGGTCTGGTAGGAAGTTGCAGACCCCAATGGCCCGGATGAGCCCGAATTTTTGGGCGTCAATCAGAGCTTGCCAGGCTTCTACGTAGTGGTCGTCCTTCGGGTTCGGCCAGTGTAGTAAGTACAGGTCAAAATAATCTAGCTGACTGCGGTAGAGCGATTCCTGAATGGTCTGAATCGCATCGTCATAGTGATAGTAACGGCCCGGTAACTTCGAGGTCACCAGTAAGTCGGAGCGACTGACGTCTGCGTCCCGGATGCCCCGGCCGAGCGCTCCTTCGTTTTCGTAGTTGTAGGCACTATCAAGTAGGCGGTATCCGTTGTTAATGGCCGCCGTGATGGAACGAGCCCCCGCAGCACCCTTTAGTTTGTAGGTTCCAAAGCCGATTTTGGGTAGTTGCATGCCGTTGGCTAACTGATAATATTCCACAATGAAGACTCCTTTGCTAATTAATCATTAGTGTTTACGGGGCTATCCTAACACATTTTTGGCCGTTAGCTTCTGATTCACGATTGCAACGAATCCAGGTTGAGCTGTAATAACTG
This genomic stretch from Fructilactobacillus carniphilus harbors:
- a CDS encoding aldo/keto reductase, with protein sequence MEYYQLANGMQLPKIGFGTYKLKGAAGARSITAAINNGYRLLDSAYNYENEGALGRGIRDADVSRSDLLVTSKLPGRYYHYDDAIQTIQESLYRSQLDYFDLYLLHWPNPKDDHYVEAWQALIDAQKFGLIRAIGVCNFLPDHLDRLDQETGVLPQLNQIELHPYFNQLEQRQYDDQHGILTEDWSPLGRASTMLNDPTLIELARKYNKDVVQLILRWEIQLNTLPIPKSSSDQNQLNNLKVFDFSIDPADMEIINGLTKPDGRTHDQDPATYQEF